The Pseudomonas sp. R4-35-07 nucleotide sequence AGCCAAGCTGATACCACTCAAAAACTCATGGATCTGCAGGCTCAAGTCACACCACAAGTGGTGTGTGAGGCAAGTGTCGCCGGCGTGGCAGTCACCCAGGCCCTGGCATTTGGTGGCATCGACGGATTCGTTGACCGCGTCGATCACCTGGGCCACCTGAATGCCCTGCATGTCGCGGGACAACTGATAGCCACCACCTGGCCCCCGCACGCTGGAAACCAAGTTGCTACGGCGCAATTTGGCGAACAGCTGCTCGAGGTAGGACAGGGAAATGCCTTGGCGCTCGGAGATATCGGCCAGGGACACCGGCCCAGTTTGCGCGTGCAAAGCCAGGTCGAGCATGGCAGTCACCGCGTATCGGCCTTTTGTAGTCAGTCTCATGGACAAGTACCAAGGTGTTTCAGAATGGGAGCAAGTATGCGATTCCCGAGTATTTAAGTCAACTATAAGACCTAGTACTTTAGTCAGGATTACCCGTAAAAAGGGCGCGCGAATCATAGCAGGATGGGGTGGGGAGGAACAGCGGGAACAGGGTTTGGCAGAAATTCCCAGACCAATGAGGATCAAATGTGGGAGGGGGCTTGCTCCCGATAGCGGTGGATTAGCCAAAACTCTGGTGGCTGACACTCTGCTATCGGGAGCAAGCCCCCTCCCACAGGGTTATTGCGGCGGGTCTTAGACCTCAGCTGGCCTTGGTAGCGGTTTCGCTCTTGATCTCGGCGAAGTCTTCTTCGCGCAGCTCAGGCAGGTCTTTTGCGCAGTAGCTGCTGCCCAATTCCTTCAGCGCGCCGCACATCCCGTCCAGCTTGCCATCCACCGCTTGCAGGTGGTCAAGCAACTGGCCGATGGCACGCGCCACCGGGTCGGGCATGTCTTCGCTCACGCCGTAGGCATCGAAGCCGATTTTTTCGGCCATGGCCTTACGCTTGGCCTCCTGCTCGTCGCCCACTTCCGGCTTGACGATGATCCGTCCAGGAATGCCCACCACCGTGGCACCGGGCGGCACTGCCTTGGTCACCACCGCATTGGAGCCCACCTTGGCACCGGCACCGACGGTGAACGGGCCGAGCACCTTGGCGCCCGCCCCCACCACCACACCGTCGCCCAGCGTGGGGTGGCGCTTGCCTTTATTCCAGGTGGTTCCGCCCAGGGTGACACCCTGATAGAGGGTCACGTCATCGCCAATTTCAGCCGTCTCGCCAATCACGATGCCCATGCCATGGTCGATAAAGAAACGACGACCGACCTTGGCGCCCGGATGAATCTCGATCCCGGTCAACCAGCGCCCGAAGTTCGACACCAATCGCGCCAGCCATTTCCAGCCCATGCCCCACAAGGCGCCGGACAGGCGATGAATCCAGATCGCGTGCATGCCCGGGTAGCAGGTCAGCACTTCAAAGGCGTTGCGCGCCGCCGGGTCACGGTGGAAAACACTCTGGATATCTTCTCGCAAACGCTCGAACATTTTTAATCCTTCCGCTTAAGGAGCTCGCCACGGGCCGCTTTCTGGGTTTCCGTGAGGATGCCACGCAATATATTCATTTCCGCCCGGCTGACCGAGCTACGCCCGTAAAGGCGACGCAGGCGCGCCATCAAGTGCCGTGGTTTTTCAGGATCGAGGAACTCGATGGCCACCAGGGTTTGCTCCAGGTGCTCATAGAAGCGTTCCAGCTCGTCCATGGTGGCGAGCTCGCCACTTTTGGTCGATGCAACCTCGTCCTTTTCCTTCTTGCTTGGCTGACCGGCAGCCGCCAGCCAGGCCATGCGCACCTCATAAGTCAGCACCTGCACCGCCGCGCCGAGGTTCAGCGAACTGAACTCAGGGTCTGATGGAATGTGCACGTGGTAATGACATCGCTGCAGCTCTTCATTGGTCAGACCGGAGTCTTCACGACCAAATACCAACGCGATTTCTGCACCGCCCGCCGCCTCTTCCACCACTTTGGTGCCGCACTCACGCGGGTCCAGCAGCGGCCAGGGAATGCGACGGTCACGGGCGCTGGTGCCGAGCACCAGGTTGCAGCCGACCAGGGCATCTTCCAGGGTGGCGACAACCTGGGCGTTTTCCAGGATGTCATTGGCACCGGATGCGCGGGCATCGGCCTCGTGGTGCGGAAACACACGTGGCTCGACCAGCACCAGGCGCGTCAGCCCCATGTTTTTCATGGCTCGCGCCACCCCGCCGATGTTGCCGGGATGACTGGTATTGACCAGGACGACACGAATGTTTTGCAGCAAGGGAGGCGCTCTCGGACACGGGAAAGGGGAGCAAATCTTACAGAACCGCCCAAGGTTATGCCATGAAAGCTAACGTCGTCCTTCACCTGCAGAAAGTTTCTGCTAGAATGCCCGGCTTTCTTTAACAACCTTAGGTGACACATCCATGCAGCCCATGCTGAATATCGCGCTGCGCGCCGCCCGCAGCGCCAGTGAATTGATCTTCCGCTCTATCGAGCGCCTGGATACCATCAAGGTCGACGAAAAAGACGCCAAGGATTATGTATCCGAGGTGGATCGCGCCGCCGAACAGAAAATCATCGACGCCCTGCGCAAGGCCTACCCTACCCACGGCATCCTCGGCGAAGAAACCGGCCTGCACAAAGGCAGCGGCGAAGGCGAAGACTACCTGTGGATCATCGACCCACTGGATGGCACCACCAACTTCCTGCGCGGCATCCCGCACTTTGCCGTGAGCATCGCGTGCAAATACCGTGGCCGCCTGGAACACGCTGTTGTGCTGGACCCGGTCCGCCAGGAAGAATTCACCGCCAGCCGTGGCCGTGGCGCCCAGTTGAATGGCCGTCGCCTGCGCGTGAGCGGGCGCACCAGCCTGGATGGCGCCTTGCTGGGTACTGGCTTCCCGTTCCGTGACGATCAAATGGACAACCTGGAAAACTACCTGGGCATGTTCCGCGCCCTGGTTGGCCAGACCGCAGGCATCCGTCGCGCTGGCGCAGCGAGCCTGGACCTGGCTTACGTTGCCGCTGGTCGTTTTGATGCATTCTGGGAGTCTGGCCTGTCGGAGTGGGACATGGCGGCGGGCGCCCTGTTGATCCAGGAAGCGGGCGGTTTGGTGAGCGACTTCACCGGCGGTCATGACTTCCTTGAGAAAGGCCATGTGGTTGCCGGTAACACCAAATGCTTCAAGGCAGTGCTGACGGCGATCCAGCCGCACCTGCCGGCTTCGCTGAAGCGCTAAGCGAGCGAGCACAAAAAAGCACCCCACGGGGTGCTTTTTTTATGCCTGGGATTTGAGCCAGGTCCATCTATCAGCAGCAATACAGATCAAATGTGGGAGGGGGCTTGCCCCCGATTGCAGTGTGTCAGCAAATGATTAGCTGACTGACCCACCACTATCGGGGGCAAGCCCCCTCCCACATTTTTGAATTGCACAGGTTTTTGAACCTGCGCCAGACTCAGATTACTGCTGATTCTGACCGAGGATCAGACGCCCTTCCTTGTCCACTGGAATCTGACCACCCGGATCACGCTCCATACGCACCGTACCTTCCTTGCCATCCAGGTTGTAACGCACGTCGTAGCCAACCACCTTGTCACTGATGTCATTCACGGTGTTACAACGCGTCTGGGTCGTCGTGTAGGTATCGCGGTTCTGCATGCCTTCCTGAACCTTGTTACCGGCATAACCACCACCGACCGCACCCGCTACGGTAGCGAGCTTCT carries:
- the suhB gene encoding inositol-phosphate phosphatase; translation: MQPMLNIALRAARSASELIFRSIERLDTIKVDEKDAKDYVSEVDRAAEQKIIDALRKAYPTHGILGEETGLHKGSGEGEDYLWIIDPLDGTTNFLRGIPHFAVSIACKYRGRLEHAVVLDPVRQEEFTASRGRGAQLNGRRLRVSGRTSLDGALLGTGFPFRDDQMDNLENYLGMFRALVGQTAGIRRAGAASLDLAYVAAGRFDAFWESGLSEWDMAAGALLIQEAGGLVSDFTGGHDFLEKGHVVAGNTKCFKAVLTAIQPHLPASLKR
- the trmJ gene encoding tRNA (cytosine(32)/uridine(32)-2'-O)-methyltransferase TrmJ; this translates as MLQNIRVVLVNTSHPGNIGGVARAMKNMGLTRLVLVEPRVFPHHEADARASGANDILENAQVVATLEDALVGCNLVLGTSARDRRIPWPLLDPRECGTKVVEEAAGGAEIALVFGREDSGLTNEELQRCHYHVHIPSDPEFSSLNLGAAVQVLTYEVRMAWLAAAGQPSKKEKDEVASTKSGELATMDELERFYEHLEQTLVAIEFLDPEKPRHLMARLRRLYGRSSVSRAEMNILRGILTETQKAARGELLKRKD
- the iscR gene encoding Fe-S cluster assembly transcriptional regulator IscR, which encodes MRLTTKGRYAVTAMLDLALHAQTGPVSLADISERQGISLSYLEQLFAKLRRSNLVSSVRGPGGGYQLSRDMQGIQVAQVIDAVNESVDATKCQGLGDCHAGDTCLTHHLWCDLSLQIHEFLSGISLADLVTRREVQEVAQRQDQRRCNTKAPRLDKIEASAVE
- the cysE gene encoding serine O-acetyltransferase codes for the protein MFERLREDIQSVFHRDPAARNAFEVLTCYPGMHAIWIHRLSGALWGMGWKWLARLVSNFGRWLTGIEIHPGAKVGRRFFIDHGMGIVIGETAEIGDDVTLYQGVTLGGTTWNKGKRHPTLGDGVVVGAGAKVLGPFTVGAGAKVGSNAVVTKAVPPGATVVGIPGRIIVKPEVGDEQEAKRKAMAEKIGFDAYGVSEDMPDPVARAIGQLLDHLQAVDGKLDGMCGALKELGSSYCAKDLPELREEDFAEIKSETATKAS